In one window of Gemmatimonadota bacterium DNA:
- a CDS encoding TerB family tellurite resistance protein: protein MNVFVGLIEVLLTISVLTHLVGQYLVVNKLWPRRAVKEVSESISISAAFLGLATSLPFLIHFVVIQRDPASAIRIVISIGTGIVFVLIGSGLFVRQYRGRGFTGLVLGALRLERKESADLVKALVQPKGANELIRIFETMATVDKHVDTREIEMIEQFARRWRVDPPSLREGDVEEQGDIVALREHVVAYLQVSPPPEQAEELLDVLHLFVQADAHVSTEEELVLEELTGLITQYVSGSAGERTMYEVVIVPQSDEQIDAVRSLLPGVESKSARGGTVFSAGRFFSSRYAEAVCDKYIALGLFTATVDP, encoded by the coding sequence ATGAATGTCTTCGTCGGCCTCATCGAGGTTCTGCTCACGATCAGCGTGCTGACTCACCTTGTGGGCCAATACCTCGTCGTGAACAAGCTCTGGCCCAGGCGTGCGGTGAAGGAAGTGTCGGAGAGCATTTCGATTTCGGCGGCGTTCTTGGGTTTGGCCACGTCCTTGCCGTTCCTGATCCACTTCGTCGTGATCCAACGTGATCCGGCGTCCGCCATCCGCATTGTGATCAGCATCGGGACGGGCATCGTCTTCGTCCTGATCGGCTCCGGACTCTTCGTGCGCCAGTACAGGGGCCGAGGCTTCACGGGGCTCGTACTCGGTGCGCTCCGACTCGAGCGCAAAGAGTCGGCCGATTTAGTGAAGGCGCTCGTGCAGCCCAAGGGAGCGAACGAACTCATCCGGATCTTCGAGACGATGGCCACGGTGGACAAGCATGTGGACACGCGCGAGATCGAGATGATCGAGCAGTTCGCGCGCCGGTGGCGCGTCGATCCTCCGTCACTGCGGGAGGGGGACGTGGAGGAGCAGGGCGACATCGTCGCACTCCGGGAGCACGTGGTCGCATACCTCCAGGTGTCACCGCCGCCCGAGCAGGCGGAGGAACTGCTGGACGTTCTGCATCTGTTCGTGCAAGCCGACGCGCACGTCTCAACGGAGGAGGAGCTCGTGCTCGAGGAGCTCACGGGACTGATCACGCAATACGTCTCGGGCTCGGCCGGTGAGCGCACGATGTACGAGGTCGTGATCGTGCCGCAGAGCGACGAGCAGATCGATGCCGTCCGGTCGTTGCTGCCGGGTGTCGAATCCAAGAGTGCTCGAGGCGGTACGGTTTTTTCTGCCGGCCGCTTTTTTTCCTCGAGGTACGCCGAAGCCGTGTGCGACAAGTACATCGCGCTGGGACTCTTTACCGCTACGGTGGACCCATGA
- a CDS encoding cyanophycinase translates to MLGKTARGGLLAWVVTLMLAMSMPALAQQQSAPPEVGPENGSLVIVGGALRSPEIYRRFIELAGGPDAHIVMIPTAGGAAEYDQYYQGLNRWRENGARNMTVLHTTDRSVADSDDFVAPLKTADAVYFFGGRQWHLVDAYAGTKTEDEIRKVLDRGGVIGGSSAGASIQGSFLVRGDTRTNTIMMGDHQVGFGYLRNVGIDQHVLKRNRQFDMIEVIEAHPELLGIGLDENTAIVVQGDNFQVIGESYAIIYDSGATTGTDGKFYFLAPGDRFNLATRQATRAATTQRAIDNVEKKPWGGGR, encoded by the coding sequence ATGCTCGGGAAGACAGCTCGCGGCGGCCTGTTGGCATGGGTAGTCACACTCATGCTGGCGATGTCCATGCCGGCACTCGCGCAGCAACAGTCTGCGCCGCCAGAGGTGGGACCGGAGAACGGCTCGTTGGTGATCGTGGGCGGCGCGCTCCGCTCTCCAGAGATCTATCGGCGCTTCATCGAGCTCGCAGGTGGGCCCGATGCTCACATTGTCATGATCCCTACGGCCGGCGGCGCCGCGGAGTACGACCAGTACTACCAGGGTCTGAACCGTTGGCGCGAGAACGGCGCGCGCAACATGACCGTGCTGCATACCACGGATCGCTCGGTTGCCGACAGCGATGACTTCGTCGCGCCGCTCAAGACCGCCGACGCGGTCTACTTCTTCGGAGGTCGGCAGTGGCACCTGGTCGATGCCTACGCCGGCACGAAGACCGAAGATGAGATCCGAAAGGTTCTCGATCGAGGGGGAGTGATTGGCGGGTCATCCGCCGGAGCGTCGATCCAGGGCTCCTTTCTGGTCCGGGGCGATACCCGCACCAATACCATAATGATGGGTGACCATCAGGTAGGCTTCGGCTATCTGCGCAACGTGGGAATCGACCAGCACGTGCTCAAGCGGAACCGTCAGTTCGACATGATCGAAGTCATCGAGGCGCACCCTGAGCTGCTCGGCATCGGGCTCGATGAGAACACGGCGATCGTCGTACAAGGCGACAATTTCCAGGTCATCGGCGAGTCGTACGCGATCATCTACGACAGCGGGGCGACCACGGGTACAGACGGGAAGTTCTACTTTCTGGCACCGGGTGATCGCTTCAACCTGGCGACGCGGCAAGCGACGCGGGCCGCGACGACGCAGCGTGCCATCGACAATGTCGAGAAGAAGCCGTGGGGAGGCGGCCGCTGA
- a CDS encoding alpha/beta hydrolase, whose protein sequence is MAAGFVDRLIFFPPAPSYDEGTQGLVRLESATGDEIAAFHLKTPGAAITVLFAHGNAEDLGDGFSHAERYAELGISVLSFDYPGYGLSTGKPTEEGTYAAADAAYRYLREQLHLDAAAIVAHGRSLGGSVMIDLASRVPVGGLIIESSFVSVYRVVTRARLLPVDQFESLAKLDDVTAPVLVVHGQRDEVIAPWHGRRLFEALPAHRRSSLWVEDAGHNDLAEVAGQSYWDALSTFAAGVEDALPAGA, encoded by the coding sequence ATGGCGGCGGGCTTCGTGGACCGTCTCATCTTCTTCCCTCCCGCGCCGTCCTATGATGAGGGCACGCAGGGGCTGGTTCGGCTCGAGAGCGCGACAGGAGACGAGATTGCGGCGTTCCACCTGAAGACCCCCGGAGCAGCCATCACCGTCTTGTTCGCGCATGGCAACGCGGAGGACCTTGGAGACGGCTTCAGCCACGCCGAGCGATACGCAGAGCTCGGGATCTCCGTCCTCTCCTTCGACTACCCGGGCTACGGCCTCAGCACGGGGAAGCCGACCGAAGAGGGCACATACGCCGCCGCGGACGCCGCCTACCGCTACCTGCGCGAGCAGCTGCACCTCGACGCGGCGGCGATCGTCGCACATGGGCGCTCGCTGGGGGGCAGCGTGATGATCGACCTCGCAAGCCGAGTGCCGGTTGGCGGGCTGATCATCGAGAGCTCGTTCGTGTCAGTGTATCGGGTCGTCACTCGTGCCCGACTTCTGCCCGTCGATCAGTTCGAGAGCCTCGCCAAGCTGGATGACGTGACCGCGCCCGTGTTGGTCGTGCATGGGCAACGGGACGAAGTGATCGCGCCGTGGCACGGGCGGCGACTCTTCGAGGCCCTGCCAGCGCATCGGCGCTCGTCACTGTGGGTCGAGGACGCGGGACACAACGATCTAGCCGAGGTTGCCGGCCAGTCGTACTGGGACGCGCTCTCGACGTTTGCCGCCGGCGTCGAAGACGCCTTGCCAGCCGGCGCATGA
- a CDS encoding DUF4212 domain-containing protein, whose translation MADENNARHAEYWRRNIRYVGILLAVWFLVSFGFGIFLVEPLNTITVPGTAFPLGFWFAQQGAIYVFVVLIFVYVRLMNRLDTEFDVGERDDT comes from the coding sequence ATGGCCGACGAGAACAATGCCCGCCACGCGGAGTACTGGCGGCGCAACATCCGCTACGTCGGAATCCTGCTCGCCGTCTGGTTTCTGGTGTCTTTTGGCTTCGGCATCTTTCTCGTCGAGCCGCTGAACACGATCACCGTGCCCGGCACTGCGTTCCCGCTTGGCTTCTGGTTCGCGCAGCAGGGTGCGATCTACGTCTTCGTGGTTCTGATCTTCGTCTATGTGAGGCTCATGAACCGGCTCGACACGGAGTTCGACGTGGGCGAGAGGGACGACACGTGA
- a CDS encoding cation acetate symporter, whose amino-acid sequence MTAQQWTLALVAASFTLYIGIAVWSRASSTKDFYVAGTSVSPLANGMATAADWMSAASFISMAGLISFMGYDGSVYLMGWTGGYVLLALLLAPYLRKFGAFTVPDFVGDRYYSQTARIVAVVCAIFISFTYVSGQMRGVGIVFGRFLEVDVNTGVYIGMAVVFFYAVLGGMKGITYTQVAQYCVLIFAYMVPAIFLSIMVTGNPIPQLGFGGVDQASGIPLLERLNGLHQELGFAEYTSGTKSMLDVFFITTALMVGTAGLPHVIIRFYTVPRVRDARLSVGWALVFISLLYTTAPAIAVFARTNLINSVSETPYSEVPEWFTKWEETGLLRFEDANGDGLIQFVGPDSPLTNELFVDNDIMVLANPEIAELPNWVIGLVAAGGLAAALSTAAGLLLVVSSAISHDLLKRSLMPDISERGELLAARIAAGAAVLVAGYLGVHPPGYVAQVVAFAFGLAASSFFPVIILGIFSKRTTREGAILGMVSGIALTGTYIVWFTLMHPELSNADNWWLGISPQGIGTVGMLLNFAVTMTVSRFTPEPPAHVQRLVESIRVPRSGAGEASA is encoded by the coding sequence GTGACCGCTCAGCAATGGACCCTCGCGCTCGTCGCGGCCTCGTTCACGCTCTACATCGGCATCGCCGTCTGGTCCCGCGCCTCCTCCACCAAGGACTTCTACGTGGCGGGGACGAGCGTGTCTCCGCTCGCGAACGGCATGGCGACCGCCGCCGATTGGATGAGCGCCGCATCCTTCATCTCGATGGCGGGTCTGATCTCTTTCATGGGGTACGATGGCTCCGTCTATCTCATGGGATGGACGGGGGGATACGTACTGCTGGCGCTGCTGCTGGCGCCGTACCTGCGCAAGTTCGGGGCGTTCACCGTTCCGGACTTCGTGGGCGACCGCTACTACTCACAGACCGCGCGCATCGTCGCGGTCGTGTGCGCGATCTTCATCTCGTTCACTTACGTCTCCGGCCAGATGCGGGGCGTCGGCATCGTCTTCGGGCGATTCCTCGAAGTGGATGTGAACACCGGCGTGTACATCGGCATGGCGGTCGTCTTCTTCTACGCCGTGCTCGGAGGCATGAAGGGGATCACCTACACGCAGGTCGCTCAGTACTGTGTGTTGATCTTCGCGTATATGGTGCCGGCGATTTTCCTGTCGATCATGGTTACCGGCAACCCGATTCCGCAGCTGGGGTTCGGGGGAGTCGATCAGGCGTCGGGAATTCCATTGCTGGAGCGCCTGAACGGCCTCCACCAGGAGTTGGGCTTCGCGGAGTACACGTCGGGAACGAAGTCCATGCTGGACGTTTTCTTCATTACGACGGCGCTCATGGTCGGCACGGCCGGCCTACCGCACGTCATCATTCGTTTCTACACGGTGCCCCGCGTGAGGGACGCTCGCCTCTCGGTTGGTTGGGCGCTCGTCTTCATTTCGCTGCTCTATACGACCGCCCCGGCGATCGCAGTGTTCGCGCGCACCAACCTCATCAACAGCGTGTCTGAAACCCCGTATTCGGAGGTTCCGGAGTGGTTCACCAAGTGGGAGGAGACGGGCCTGCTCAGGTTCGAAGACGCCAACGGGGACGGCCTGATCCAGTTCGTCGGGCCCGACTCCCCGTTGACGAACGAGCTCTTCGTAGACAATGACATCATGGTGCTCGCGAACCCCGAGATCGCGGAGTTGCCCAATTGGGTGATCGGACTCGTCGCGGCGGGTGGCCTGGCGGCTGCGCTCTCGACCGCGGCCGGTCTGTTGTTGGTCGTGTCGTCAGCGATCAGTCACGACCTGCTGAAGCGGTCTCTGATGCCGGATATCAGCGAGCGTGGAGAACTCCTCGCCGCGCGCATCGCGGCGGGAGCCGCCGTGCTCGTCGCGGGCTATCTGGGGGTGCATCCACCCGGCTACGTCGCGCAGGTGGTCGCGTTCGCGTTCGGCCTGGCGGCGTCGTCCTTCTTCCCGGTCATCATCCTGGGCATCTTCTCGAAGCGCACGACGCGGGAAGGCGCGATTCTCGGCATGGTTTCGGGCATCGCGCTCACGGGGACCTACATCGTCTGGTTCACGTTGATGCATCCCGAGCTCAGTAACGCCGACAACTGGTGGCTCGGGATCAGTCCGCAGGGTATCGGCACCGTGGGCATGTTGCTCAACTTCGCGGTGACGATGACCGTTTCGCGCTTCACGCCCGAGCCACCTGCGCACGTGCAGCGCCTCGTGGAGTCGATCCGAGTACCGAGGAGTGGGGCCGGCGAGGCCAGCGCCTAG
- a CDS encoding transposase: MRRHEQLSLDRPWIEHRHASELAKMSQILDSHPDMAELIEQDLVRGVCHPERGARGMSGDQVLRALVLKQMNEFSYELLSYHLADSASYRTFCRLGALGSTPSRSALAENLKKVRPETLERIQRIVLRHAAESGVERGRKVRIDATVVEANIHAPTDSNLLWDGVRVLTRLLKRAGKRFGFGLWADHRRRAKRRMLAIENTGSKRKRGDAYRDLLKVSHKVVGYAQRAANYLCVQHLGDSEAQELASELTHYVELLLRVIDQTERTSLNTSIMEGSRPMSCGSAPVSATPDGSVVSRPRFLPPSVDSRSARTRRSVLRSWVRSRGLIRNSTAPSRMAAATVGRSSYAVIRITLGLRSRSLRTRRNSSPLMPGIRTSESTTSASLSLKASSAASPEAAVRTLRVSDSSASESTVRI, encoded by the coding sequence ATGCGCCGTCACGAACAGCTGTCACTGGACCGCCCTTGGATCGAGCACAGACACGCTAGCGAACTGGCGAAGATGAGCCAGATCCTGGATAGCCATCCTGACATGGCGGAGCTGATCGAGCAAGACCTGGTGCGTGGCGTGTGCCATCCGGAGCGGGGCGCGCGCGGTATGAGTGGGGACCAGGTGTTGCGCGCTCTCGTGCTCAAGCAGATGAACGAGTTCAGCTACGAGCTGCTGTCGTACCATTTGGCGGACTCGGCGAGTTACCGGACGTTCTGTCGCCTCGGCGCACTGGGTTCGACACCCTCACGTTCAGCGTTGGCGGAGAACCTGAAGAAGGTACGGCCCGAGACGCTGGAGCGGATCCAGAGGATCGTGCTGCGGCATGCAGCCGAGAGCGGCGTGGAACGGGGCCGCAAGGTACGCATCGACGCCACGGTGGTGGAGGCGAACATCCACGCGCCGACGGACTCGAACCTGCTGTGGGACGGGGTGCGTGTGCTGACGCGGCTGCTGAAGCGAGCGGGTAAGCGCTTCGGGTTCGGGCTTTGGGCAGACCACAGGCGGCGAGCGAAGCGGCGCATGCTGGCGATCGAGAACACGGGGAGCAAGCGCAAGCGGGGGGATGCGTACCGGGACCTGCTCAAGGTGAGTCACAAGGTGGTAGGCTATGCCCAGCGGGCAGCCAACTACCTGTGTGTTCAGCACTTGGGAGACTCTGAGGCGCAGGAGTTGGCGAGTGAGCTCACCCATTACGTGGAGCTGCTACTGCGCGTGATCGATCAGACCGAGCGAACGAGCTTGAACACTTCGATCATGGAGGGATCGCGTCCGATGAGCTGCGGCTCGGCGCCCGTTTCGGCGACTCCTGACGGGTCCGTGGTGTCCCGACCTCGCTTCCTCCCTCCTTCAGTGGATTCGAGGTCGGCGAGGACGCGCCGGAGCGTGCTCCGGAGCTGGGTGAGGTCGAGGGGTTTGATCAGGAATTCGACCGCTCCGTCACGCATGGCCGCGGCCACTGTAGGGAGATCCTCATACGCGGTCATCAGGATCACGCTGGGCCTACGGTCGCGTTCCTTGAGAACCCGGAGAAACTCGAGCCCACTCATGCCGGGCATCCGGACATCTGAGAGCACGACGTCCGCCTCGCTCTCACTCAAGGCCTCAAGTGCCGCTTCTCCGGAAGCGGCGGTGCGGACACTCAGGGTTTCCGACTCCAGCGCTTCCGAAAGCACGGTCCGGATCTGA
- a CDS encoding sodium:solute symporter family protein — MEAWVVATGMIVLYLALTIVLGIVANRRMTGDMEDFLLYGRKAGFVVLYLTVVASFHSSFAFLGSGGFFYTHGVGFWAAGTWTLLVGAITYVIGTRIWALGKAFGYMTPADMLADFYESDAVRVTVAVVSVVFTILYIQVQAQGLGYIINVASGDRISFEAGTLVLLIVAAVYLMAGGLRAVYWTDVLQGIWMYVAIWVGALVLSYELFGGPLELWRAVSEQRPDLLSLPGPKGFFTPGMWIGMTITLSFGIVFQPHMMIRYYTAIDGKTIKLLGATTPIYLMTLYIPAAMVGLGGALVMPGLEGAEADRIFPELLFAYTNPWLTGAILAGATAAAMSTLDSILHANMTVLTRDVYQRFIRPNESQGHYINVGRAIVVGLLVIGYLLSVGTFDYLVVLVTLSGAGALQLMPAILGVCFPGGRTLTRAGVVAGIAAGLVTLYVTLVVSPHPLGMHGGLWGLLVNTAVALNVSAYTTPPSAETIERVHGEVERFVYGTEE; from the coding sequence ATGGAAGCATGGGTCGTCGCAACGGGGATGATCGTTCTATACCTCGCGCTGACGATCGTGCTCGGTATCGTCGCGAACCGGCGCATGACCGGGGACATGGAGGACTTTCTGCTCTACGGGCGGAAGGCGGGCTTCGTCGTCCTCTATCTGACGGTCGTCGCGTCCTTCCACTCCTCGTTCGCGTTCCTCGGCTCCGGTGGCTTCTTCTACACGCACGGCGTCGGCTTTTGGGCGGCGGGAACCTGGACGCTGCTGGTAGGGGCGATCACGTACGTGATCGGCACGCGCATCTGGGCGTTGGGCAAGGCGTTCGGATATATGACGCCAGCCGACATGCTGGCCGACTTCTACGAGTCCGATGCCGTGCGCGTCACGGTTGCCGTCGTTTCGGTGGTCTTCACGATCCTTTACATCCAGGTCCAGGCGCAGGGGCTCGGCTACATCATAAACGTGGCGTCCGGAGACCGGATCAGCTTCGAAGCCGGCACACTCGTCCTGCTGATCGTTGCGGCGGTGTACCTGATGGCCGGTGGGCTCAGGGCGGTCTATTGGACCGACGTGCTGCAGGGGATCTGGATGTACGTCGCGATCTGGGTGGGGGCGCTCGTGCTCTCCTACGAGCTCTTCGGGGGTCCGCTGGAACTGTGGCGGGCCGTCTCGGAACAGCGGCCCGACCTGCTCTCGCTCCCGGGACCGAAGGGCTTCTTCACCCCGGGCATGTGGATCGGGATGACGATCACGCTTTCGTTCGGCATCGTCTTCCAGCCGCACATGATGATCCGGTACTACACGGCGATCGACGGGAAGACGATCAAGCTGCTCGGTGCCACGACGCCCATCTATCTGATGACGCTGTACATACCGGCTGCGATGGTCGGGTTGGGCGGCGCGCTCGTCATGCCCGGCCTCGAGGGTGCGGAGGCGGACCGGATCTTTCCGGAGCTGCTCTTCGCCTACACGAATCCGTGGCTGACCGGCGCGATTCTCGCGGGAGCGACCGCGGCGGCGATGTCGACGCTCGACTCGATTCTGCACGCGAACATGACGGTGCTCACGCGGGACGTGTACCAGCGCTTCATCCGGCCGAACGAGAGCCAGGGCCACTACATCAACGTGGGTCGCGCCATCGTGGTCGGACTGCTGGTGATCGGCTACCTGCTTTCGGTGGGTACGTTCGACTATCTGGTCGTGCTCGTCACGCTTTCGGGAGCGGGGGCGCTGCAGCTGATGCCGGCGATTCTGGGCGTGTGTTTCCCTGGCGGGCGCACGCTGACCCGTGCGGGCGTCGTCGCGGGAATCGCGGCCGGGCTCGTCACGTTGTATGTCACACTCGTGGTATCACCGCATCCGCTCGGCATGCACGGCGGGCTCTGGGGTCTGCTGGTGAACACCGCCGTCGCGTTGAACGTGTCGGCCTATACTACGCCGCCCTCGGCGGAAACCATAGAACGCGTCCACGGTGAAGTGGAGCGTTTTGTCTACGGAACGGAGGAATGA